The following DNA comes from Telopea speciosissima isolate NSW1024214 ecotype Mountain lineage unplaced genomic scaffold, Tspe_v1 Tspe_v1.0787, whole genome shotgun sequence.
GAAGGATGACACTGGAATAATAGAATTTTCAAGCCATgcttgccatcggttatgggagaactttccctgttcaacagctgggatagttgtgggtgagagacccgggGCTGAGAAAACCCATCCCTACaccctttctctcatcttctatCACCCACCTGTATCTCAAGTTCCCTTTtcgtttatttctttttattctctgtTGCTGTTTGAAAATTTCTGCCCCTTTGATTGTGACTGCTGCAAGCCCCTGTTGCTGTGAAGAAGGACACTTACTGTGCTGTTGAAGAGCTACTCCTAGAACTAGATCAGGACCACTCAAATCCTTGCTGTAGTTGGGACTTTCTTCTGCAGAGCTCGATCTCCAGTTGGTGTCTATTCTAAGACCTGTTCTCTgcagggtttttagggtttgttcTGTTCTTAGAGAAGACCACTCAATCCCTGTTGTGGCCCTCGCATAGGATAACCTTCTGCGGTCAGCTGTTAACTTATTCGTGAACATAGGTTGGCCAACCAAACTAGCTAATCGACCAAGAGAACTAACTCCCCACAAATAAATCTGTAGAGCTGGAAACCTGACCCACACTGGGATCGAGCTCACTGATATCTCCAAACTCACATCTGGTGGCCACATTTTCAGACTCAAGGGCTTGCCGTCATAAGTCCAGGACCCCAGATCTAAAATAGTTTGATGAGCTTCAGAGCTCTGaaagtcaaaaataaaaacgcCCGGTGTTCTAACCAAATATCGAGCTTTCCATCTTGCTGCCATCCCTGCCCGAACAGAAGGAAGAGGCCCTGCCAATCTCTTTCTCCCCTCCTGCTAGGGGGGCTCAATTGCACACacaaatatcttggtctcccatGCTGCTGCCTCTGCAATCCCTCACTCAAGCTAGGGTTTGACCCCTTTTATGACGTGCTGCTATGTCTGTTTTATTTTCACTGTGAACAACCAAGATTTTCTCTATCAGTCTTTGTTTGAGATTTCTATTTATTGCTGCTACTTCTGAATCCCTACTGTGATTAGTCTAAGCTCTCTCTCTTCCTGTTCAAGCATTATTTTCAGatttgtttgattgtttctCCTACCTAAGCCTGAGTTTTCTCACCTGAGTTTATTGGAGTTTGACGACTATAATTTGGACTGTTATCTTCGGTATACAGTTTTACATTAGAATCCCACTGATCCCAAGGATATCCCACCCTTTACTGAGTCTCACAGCAGTTCCATTGAAGAAGACAATAAAATTCTTTATTCATCAAATCGTGGGAGCCTTGGCTCTTACAATTCTTTAAATAAAAAGCAAATAAAACTCAGTTTCCTACTAGGAAACGGAAAACAGTTGTACAGCCACTAGGAATAAGAAATAAAAGCCAAAAGAGGACTCTCCAATGTGAGAGGAGTCCTATGACAACCAGAACTTTAAATTAAAAGCAACTAAATAACTAGTCAACAGCTAGCCACGATTTTGGCTGATGGTCCGTCCCAAATCCCAACTGCCATTCACCTAAAAAGGCTAGTAATGTCTGTTTggaaaatcaaatttaaaaggCTTTTTAAGCTCTGTTAGCCTTCCAGGCCCTTAATGCCTGTTTGCCTCACTTGCAGTAGAAGGTTTTAAATTCCCCTGCATCAATTGGTCCACACTGTTTAATTGTATTACCCTGTACCTAAGGGcgtcaatcggttcggtttcggttatTCGGCTTggtttaagaaacaaaatgtataaaccaaaaccgaaccgaaccgaaccgagaaCAGGAATacatttcaaaaccaaaacaaaccgACTCGGTGGTTTTAGTTTTTATTCGTTTTGTACTCAACTTCTTAGTGGGCTTTAATTTGGTTTTGTATTCGGTTTAAGTCCTATTTTAAATGTTTGGAGCAACTTTTTTACATCTGTACCAATAAAAAACCCTTAATTGTTACGATAATAGTCCACCAAACTTTTcccaaacactaaaatggaaaagaatttatcatccacatttgattaaaaaaaagtaaactagtataattttatatggttcCTTATTCGGTTTGAAAATAGGTTTCGGTTCGGTTTAACGGTTTTAGGTATGAAACTGAAACCGAACTGAACCTAACCTAGAAAAGATTCCAGCTttggaaaccaaaaccaaaccgatttaTTTTGGTTCGGTTTTAAACAGCCGGTTTCGATTCTAAAATGACACCCTGCCTGTACCAGAGCACATTCCAGCCCCACAAATCCTCATTTAACTTCCCAGAAACCCTATTTTTCACCTTACATCCATGACCCTTAAGCCTAAAGCCCCAAATTTCCAGCACTCGTAGAAGCAACAGGATTCTGTTTTCTAAATTAACAGAGGCCATTTTCAGCCAATTTCTCCAAACTGATTAAATCGTTATGATTGTTAATTTACCTTAACGTGGACCGAAAATTAATTTGGTACCCAAGTCCTACATCATCCAAAACCTACCTGCTCCTTCTTGCTTTCCATATTTCGGATCAAAGGACTCGGGACTCCATGCCTCCACTTGCATGCAATTCAAGTGTTTTGTAGAACTTGAttcttcttttgatgcatgcagAGGATTCTCATTCAGATGGAGAAAAAGCATATAACAACATTTCCTAACTACCAACCTACCCCTCGATCTCCAAATCTTTTTTACCCATTCTTAAAATTTGCTCACTGATCTCACTAATAATGCAACACCCTATTGCCCAACTCTTACAAACATCAACAGTAACACAGAGAAATTAAGTAAACAGTTTGGATCTGGCATTGCATAATTAACTGACATTTTGACGAAAGGGAAAAGTAACAAGGCTGATGAAGTAAACGCATATGGGTTCCcatccccaaccccaccccgccccgccccaccccaccccaccccaccccataaaaaggggaaaagaaatatTGATGTTAGTCTTCACATCGCCACCtggggggaggaagaagaatcacGACCAAGCATGTAATAATAATCTACATGGTGAGACTTAAGATCACTAACCTTTTGAACACGTCCAGTTATTGCAACTAAGCGGCTTTTAATTTGGCGGACACGTTCCAAATTGAGAGTACTAATTTTTGAAGTTAGCTTATCTAAGGCTGGGTGCGCTTCTAGCTCCAATGTCCTTGCCTGAGCGCAGAATTAGAAGACAGAATCAGCAACGAAATATAAATGTTAAACAACAAAAACAGCGAAGGAAAAGAGTGGAAAAGATTATGAACCCAATAAGTAGCGTAGATTTATTTACTTCATTATCCAAGCAACTGCAAGCAGCCTCTAGACAAGCTTCCAATGCGACAAACTCAAAGGGGAGAACCCTCGGCCCGTCCCTGTTCTCGAAGCTTTGTTTATCGTCCGCCTTAGCACCCTCATCTGACTCCTGAAGTTGCTGAAAGCTCCCAGAACAATTTGGAGGGCTCACACTGCTCAAGCGCGGCTCCTCCGAATCATACAATTTGGGCCAGTCTGCATCGTCACCGCTGACCCTACCTTCCTTCGGAGTAATAATATTAAACACAATCAACGGCACGGAAAACCAGTCAAACCAAAGTAAATGAACActcgaaaaaataaaaaggaacaaTACTCTTATGCATCTATCAAACGTGTTAAATAATTTAGAAGGAACTACCCCAGTAGAAGACTAGCAGGGCTAAAAACCTCCTGGAATTTGGATCTCATTATTTTTTCAAGAGGGAGGGGAAACAAAATGAGTGAGAAGAAACAGAGGGCATACAAGAAGACGATATATATCTAATTGTAATATTAACTGTAAATTAGTGAATGTAAAACCTGTGTGGATATGGCGTGGTGGAGCCGTAAGAGACGGCGCTGGAGCTCATCGACGAAGGGCGTGACAGAGGGATCTCTGGAATTGAGGAGCAGAACTTCCTGGGCAGTGATGATGGCCTTAATGTGCTCCAGGTTGATGACGATGGCTTTCTCTCGACCAAGAACGGTGGATGGATAAGAGAGGAGAGGATCCAGGATGCGGAGGTCTCGGGCTGGGAGGCCCGTCCGGCGCTTGATAGAGTGCTTCCCAGCTTCCACGACTTGGGCTTGCCCAGTAGCATCTAGGAGGAGCCAAGTTCGAAACCCTACAGCTCCTTTCTTCCTCAGTCCACCACTACCACCGCCGGCGTTAGTTCGAGACACTTCGGGCTCGTCGTCGACAGGGGTGACATCTAACTTGGACGAAGGTTGAGGTTCTCTCATCTTATTTTCCCCGTAGCACACTCCACTGCAACCTCACGGCTCTGGCCTCTGGGATTCAGTGAACTCTAGATTGTGAATAAGTGCGTAGGTCATTCACTATCACTGCGGTATCTGTCAAATTCTTGAAGCGGCAGAGGATCGGATCGGTGAATGTCCAACTCCAGCTGAGTTCTAAAAGTGGGAAATACTGAAAAAGTGAAAATCCTCGTCCATGGGCTATGGGTTATGGGCTTTGGGCATGGTTCGATGGATCGGGTTCGGATTGGTGGAACCGACCATTTTGTAAGCGTTTTTCACAATGGGATTAAACGGAGGGATGGGGTAGGGAAATGtagagtgagagtgagagagggagaggatgaGTGAATTTTTTTCGTGTCCTGTTCCCTGTCCGGTACAGTGATCCAGTTCCTCTTATAGGGAGGTAGAAATGACACTTTAACCTCTCTCGGGCAATGTGTTCAGGCAAagggttaggtcgtcatttcccaCCCCCCTATGAGAGCAACTATACCATTGTACGGGCAACGAACATGAGATGATAATGGGCCAACGGCCTATGGCGGGCTGAGGCCAGAGAGGGTGGgactaggaaaaaaaaaccaagagtcTCTCTCACGGCTGCAACCCattctttttaaataaaataaaaaacagaacttCAACTAAGGGGGTGGGGTTGCGGGGAAGGGGCGGATACAGTGGAGGGAGGAAAAGACGACTGTGTGTGATGAGGGTGGGTGTTGTCGtgttcaaagaagaagaaggcgggGTTGCAGGGCTGAGGGAAATGGATTGTAGGGAAAGGAAGGGGCGGGTAcaagggaggaaggaaaggcGGTGGGGCGAGAGTGGGTGTTGTAGATTGTAGTGGTcggagaagcagaagaagaaagacgacggaaaaaaaaaaaaaaaaaaccgaacagaataaataaaaaaatttgttaaatATTCATCAGTGGGTCCCACTAATAGGTTGTGggcttaaaaaaagaaaaaaatagagaatttaGTGGAAGAGGTTGCCTTTCTCATCTCTGCCATGTGTTGGCTCCCTAATGTTGTAGGACAATAAGTACTCTCCTTGGCCTAGGAGATGAtcaagactttttttttttgtttaatgaaaATAAGGCTAATATATTAAAGCAAAAGGAAAGTCTACACATCAATGTGCCTTGTTCCTAATAGCATATCGGGTTAGAGATCGTAACGTATTGGTTTTGGTAGTGGGAGATAGGTATAGCTGAGAAGTTCGATGTTAGTTCAACTAGTCCAAAAAAATCAGTAGCTAAGTTCCAAGATATGCACATATATCCTTGGGGGTTCAAAATCCTACTGAGATTATGATTTGTAATCCAGATTTCCTTAAGATGGATTCCATCCTTGAGAGCGTGTTTTCACCCCTGCCAGATTTTGTCAGCTCAGCCTCCTTTGTATCGGTTGAACACGAAATTCTTGCAGATGTTAAAGCACTTTGGCCATCTAACAAAAAGCTATAAGCCCAACCTGTTAGTCCCATATATGGTTTAGAAAGGCCTGTGCAGCAGAGAACAGGGAATTAAACCTCATTGTTAGAGACATGGTGGAAAACTGGAGTACTTTGTATGTTCAGATTTTGAACTAAAGTTGTTGAAGCAAAGTTATGAGGAAATAAGTTTAAATCAGCTTGTATGAACTGGGTGGATTTCTACTTTAGAGGGTAGGGCCTCCTAGAAGAAGAATGagacaaagaagagaaatagcATTCAGTAGCTCCTTCATTAACAAAAGGGCCTCTCTTATATAGGCGAAGCACAGATTATTCCCCACTACGGTTTACCCTAATATTCCCTTAGCTTTTACACAATACCCTGATATTCCCTCTTCCTTCCAGCTCATACATAATCCTTGAGTGTAACGGCTCTCACCCTCTTCCTCTCACTTTTGCGTATAGGTGGTGCCCTATCCACTTCACTGGCCAAGTGTCCCTCGGGATTCATAACATTGCCATCCTCTGCGAAaggaaccttgtcctcaaggttcaggGTGGGGTACAAACGGCGGAGGGTAGTGACATCCTTCCATGAAGCCTCTTCAAGGGGCAAATCCTGCCATTGGATTAGAGCCTGGGTGATCTAGTGGTCTCGTTGGTTGACTCTACGCATGTCCAATATAGCCATTGGAGTAGGTTGAGCATCCTCGGCTGCCACTGTGAGAGGAAGTGGAATAGTTGACGTTGCCATATCCCCCACACACTTCCGTAGGAGAGAGACATGGAATACTGGATGAATCCGAGCAGTGTCAGGGAGTCCCAGTTTGTATGCCACTTTCCCAATCCGTTCTATCACCTGGAAGGGTCCAAAAAACCTACGGCCCAGCTTCTGATTCAAGCGCAGTGCAGTAGAATTCTGTCGGTAAGGCTGGAGTTTGACAAACACCCAGTCGCCGATGTCAAACTATTTATCCACCTTGTGTTTGTCAACCTGCTCTTTCATTCGATTCTAAGCCCTCAGTAAATTAGCTCGGAGGATGTGTAAAACCTGCTCACTAGACTGCAATTCATGATCAATTGCTTCCAGGGTCAAGGTTCCAGGGATGTAGCATGATAAGGTGGGGGGACAAAGACCATATAATGCCTGGAAAGGCGTCATACCTGCCGTTGTATGATAAGCGGTGTTGTACCAGAATTTTGCCCAGGGAAGGAACTTAACCCACTGGCTGGGTTCGTCGAGGACAAAGCTGCAGAGATACATTTCAAGGTAGTAATTTAAAGCCTCAATCTGGCCGTCGGTCTGTGGGTAGTATGCCATGCTCATTGATAGGGTAGTGCCCTGGAGACGAAATAATTCACGCCAAAATCTGCTAAGGAACAAGGGGTCTCTGTCACTCACAATGGACCGTGGTAGTCCATGCAATTTAGTGATATGAGTGGAAAAGAGCTCTGCAACCTTGTTATTGGTGAACCTAGTAGGCAATGCACAGAAGTGAGCGTACTTAGAGAGACGGTCGATAACCACCAAAATAGTAGTTTTGCCATGTGAAGCTGGTAAGCCGGTGATAAAGTCCATGGCTATGTCTTCCCATACTTGCTCCGGTATTGGGAGGGGTTGAAGGAGACTCGCTTGGGAGGAAGTTGAAGCTTTGACCTGCTGGCAGATGTGGCATTCAGCCACATAATGCTTGACGTCCTGACATAGCCCCTTCCAATAGAAGTTAGCCGAGATTCTGTAGAGGGTACGAAGGAATCCTCCGTGACCGCCGGTGGGGGAGGCGTGAAACTCTCTCAAAAAAACCTCTCGAAGTGGTGAAGATGCAGCTAGGACCAGCCAGTGTTGGAAGAATAGCAACCCCTCTTTTAATGAATAACTGCTATATGTTGTTGGGTCATTGCGCAGGCCAGTGCAAATGGTACGACAACTCTGCCTCAGGGGATGGATCATCTGGCGGGACGTCAAGCAGGTCCGTCGCTGAGCTCTCTGGTGTGTCGGAGGTAGGCGACGCTTCTTCATCatatttcagaagaaaaagcTGTCGAGTATTGCAGCGATGTTCGGGTGAGTAACGCTTATCGCAGTTGTAACAGAGGCCTTTCTCTCGCCTCTGTTGCATCTCGATAGGCGTCAGTTGCTTGATCGAAACTTGAGGGCCTACCGGGGTAGCAGAAGGAACCACAGTGATGCTTGTTGTTGAAGGGGTTGGCAGCAGAGGGCTGTGGAATGTGGAGCTATGGGTAGAGAGAGATGGTGGTTTGCACGACTCAACGAATTTGGCCTCTTGCAGCCTCGCTAGACCCACCGTCTGGGCCATAGTAGTCGAACGGAATGCCAACACCTTATTGCGAATCTCGGTGCGAAGACCAGAGATAAAGCAACTgattaaaaataaaggggagACATTCTGGGTGCGATTTGTGAGAGCTTCAAATTGAGATTGGCACTCAGATACTGTAGAAGACTGGCTGAGTTTGGCCAGAGCGCCCTGGGGGTCTTCAAATTCGGAGGGACCAAAGCGCAGCTCTAGGGCTCAAGTGAATAGTGGCCAGGTGGTAAACTGGGTGGTGCGAGACATACATTGGAACCATTGGAGGGCGGGGCCATCCATATGTAATGATGAGATCTGAAGTCGTTGTTCATCGGTCGTCCTGTGGTAGTCGAAGAACCTCTCGGCTTTGAAAATCCATCCCACTGGGTCGATTCCATCGAATCTGGGGAATTCCAAACGGATCGCTCGAGTCTGAAATGCCGAGGTTGGAAGTGGTAAGATTGGGCTAGGGTGGTTTGCCACACGGTTTGCTTGGCTGGAGAATGCTTCAGGGGTTGAAGATGGAGTTTCCAAGGGGGGTGGAAGACGAAGGGCTTGCTCTAGGCATCCATCCATGGTGGTGAGGCGAAGGACGAGTTTTGATATGAGTTTCTGTTGGGAGGTAAGTGTGGCTTGAAGGGAGTCTAGCCGGCCACCGTGCTCTTTCGTTGCTTCTCTCAGGGTCTTCACTGCTTCATCGAGCTGACGGAGCCGCGTACCTTCAGCCATGACGATCACCGGAGTGCAACGGTAGTACTCTCAGTGAAAGCACCAAATGGTATGAACTGGGTGGATTTCTACTTTAGAGGGTAGGGCCTCCTAGAAGAAGAATGAGACAGAGAAGAGAAATAGCATTTAGTACCTCCTTCATTAACAAAAGGGCCTCTCTTGTATAGGCGAATTACAGATTATTCCCCACTACAGTTTACCCTAATATTCCCTTAGCTTTTACGCAGTACCCTGATATTCCCTCTTCCTTCCAGCTCAAACATAATCCTTGAGTGTAATGGCTCTCACCCTCTTCCTCTCACTTTTGCGTATAGGTGGTGCCCGGTCCACTTCACTGGCCACGTGTCCCTCAGGATTCATAACATCAGCCATCCACCGAGAAATGTTTGAGAGGACCACAAGAGGGTTAGCCTTAAACCATAtattactttgtttcttacatcccaaataaaataacaagttattgtgaaaagagaaaaaaaaaaccatgtagCCGATGGATAATCCAAGACTTTAGAGTCGAGAAGGGAAGCACAGAGCTGTGCAAGAGAGGAGATATTAAGGTGCTCTGCTCTCAGTCCGAGGGGCCCAGATAcgcttagtccattcacaagTTAGAAAAAGATGTCAGTGGGTTTCAACACAAACACCACAGAGAACACAAGTAGGCTCAATCGGCATCCATTGTGAGATAGTAGCCTTGACAGGTAAACCTGCATTTAAGACACACCAAAAAAATAGCTTAAATCTCAGATGAATCTCGAGTTTCTAGAAAAAATGCCACCATTTGGAAAGAATTGGTCTTTTTTGTAAAGGGGCATATAGGTAATTGGCGGCCTGTCGAGTGGAGAAATTCCTTGATTTTGTTAAGGAGCATCTCCACTAATCCTCAGAGTCTGAAATAAGCACCTTGGAAATTTCAGAGATAAAAGATTGaggaaaataattaaataacaacTGAAAGTTCCAAGAACGGTTAAAAATAAAGTCACTTACCATGCTAATGGATGTGCATTTGAAATCTTCAGGAATGCAGTGGTGGTGGAGGGTGGGTACCCAGGGGTCATACCAACAGAACGTACTTTTTCCATTCCCTACTTTTTTCCAAATTAAGGATTTTAAGACTGGGAGTAAAGATGTTAGGCTATTCCAGACCCAGGAACCCCTTTTTTCATGACAGCAAGGTCGAAAGCAGAAGTTTTCAGATTATACTTTGATTTCAGGACTCTAGCCCAAAGAGAAGATTCCTCAGTAAGTAATCTCCAACCAAGTTTTAGAATAAGAGTCTTATTGTGAATGGTAGATTTGAGGAGTCCCAATCCCCCCTGAAGGACAAGGGTGCAGATTTTGTCCCAGCCAATAAGATGAGCTCGCTTTTTATTTGCAGAATCATTATTCCAAAACCTAAGGTAGAGAGAGTCTAAGATCAAGACTTGTTTTTCTAGGggttttcatatatttttttagccTATTCAACCTTATCCATGAGATGACAAATTCTTCCTCAGTTGGTCGATGCCTTGCTGATAGAGTGCAAGCTCAAAGAAGGTCATGGGTTTgattcttctaaaaaaaatttgattcatATATGCTGATTTAGATCAAAATAGGATTGGAATTAGGGACAATGACGGTTGGAATAAATCCCTTCAGGTTTGACAAAAACCTTAGAAGAAAACCACACAGAACTTAGAACACGATGAATCAATTAATATAATGACATTAGAGCATACCTTGTATACAGGTATATTGAAGAAGACCTCATAGAACTTCCTTATGATGAACACGATCAAAACCTTTGGTTTGGAtcttcctcattcttcttctcccactTGCACCTCTCTTTTCTTGAAGGAAAGAACAAAGAATGAAACTAAAGAAACTGTTGTTGACCCTAATCCTTATCCACTCCACAATGGAAAAGATTAGAATGCCCCCATTAACCTTAAAGTGAAACCAAATCAGGTTTTTGCCCATACACCCACACCAACAGGTAGGGTAAAATTAATTAAGCACACCAAAGATAAATTGGCTTGAAAACGTATAGCCTTGTCAACTTCAAGGTTATAGCGATTTTTGTGTTCAAAAACTCCATTTTATTAAGTAGTGACAAAACAGTTGCGTTGATGGATAATTCCTAAATCAATGAAATATAACGAAAGAGAAATAACTTAAAACCCATTATCTGTCTGAACTTGTTTAACAAAATAGTTAAATTGAGTTTTCACCATTGTAATAAATTCTCAAGAAGAGTTTGACTGTCAGAGTGGTGATGCATAAGAAAAATCCAAGTGCAGTGCAACGCAAATGATCATAAACAACAGTAAAAAAGTATTGGGCAGTAGAGATAGATGTAGTagaaaaatcacccaaagtATCACAATGTATAAAGAGAAATGGGTAATTACTTCATTCGGTATGCACTGGAAAAGGTAGACGAGATTGTTTCGCAATGGGACAAATATCACAATGtgcataaaaaatagaaatatcaTAAACATTTCGAGATAAACTAGTTTGAGGAAAACGAAAAGGATGTCCCAAACACCAATGCCACATGTCAAAAGTAGTGGTAGTACTGGAAACAAATGAAGGAGGATGACAGTGAGGACCATAAAAGGAAAGACCAGCATATTGTTTAGCAACCTCAATCGCCTACTTCGTGTTGatgtcctgaaaaacacagaatTAAGGAAAAAAGACAACGACACATTGTAGAGATTTTGTAAGTTTGATGAtgacataaataaaattacaatgtAAGTCAGAAAACAGAAAGCACGTCACAAAGTTGAGGAGAATAAGATAAATGACAAGTCCTTGTGTGTGACATAGTAACAAATGGGATTAGAGTGATCATGAGGATGAACATCAAATAGAAAATGCAGAAAGTGGGTGATATGATCAGTTGCACCCCTATCAATGATCcataaagatgaaaaaaaaaatagatcgaAGAACAACAAGTGAGCTCACTGACGAGGTTGGTAACAAGTTGGTGACTTCCAAGATTGAGAAATTGTATAAATCGTTGGTACTGTTCAGTTGTTAATGATGGGCTTGAGCTAGTAGCGGAAATAAAAGTCACAATGACAGAGAAGGAACCTGAAAACGTTGGTCTGGGAAGAATACCAGTGTTCGAACTTGTGTACTTTGGAGGAAAATTAACCATGAAGTTTAATCAACGAGCTTTGTTGTGACCCTTATGTCCATAATAATCACAGTTAAGACGTGGTCGTTAATTACCAAAAGAATGACTTGAACAACCATAATTGCTTTTTTGTAGCAGCAAGAGCAACAACGTTGGATAGAGTAGAAGCATAATGAACATTTTGCAGTTCCTGTTGTCTCTCTTCTTGAAGAACCATGGAATACACTTTGCTGATATTTGGAAGAGGCGCAATGGCTAAAATATTCTTACTACTAATGGCAATGTAACTTTCATTGATTCCCATCAAGAATTGAAATACCTTTTTTTCTATTGTTGCTGATGAGTCATAAATCTCCTAACCAACCAGAGGTCGCCATGTGGATGTGCTGAGACCAAATCCCAAGTCTGAGCTGAGCCAAATAGTTCACCCGGATAGATTCGACATTTAATTTCTCGCCTAGTCGAGCACCTAGGCCGAGCACCCGGTGCGCGGCGCTACACTGGGCGAGGAGCAAGAGAACGATCTCCCCAACGTGGCCAAGTTCCATGGCTGAGGCTCAGGCCTGTCGAGCCCTGAGCCGATCCCACACAAGTCGGCCATAGATAGAGTGCCATGACTCGGCCGAGCTCCCGCATGACTGAAGGAAATTTACATGACACATACATCGAGGCCAAGGCTGAGCACTGAGGCCCCGCCCGTCAGAGGCCGAGCACCAAGGCCACGGCCGCCCAgggccgagcactgaggccaCGGGCACCCGAGGTCGAGCACTGAGGCCATGGCCGCCCAGGGCCTAGCATCGAGGCCACGACCGCCCGAGGCCGAGCGCTGAGGCTATGGCCTCCCAGGTCCGAGCACG
Coding sequences within:
- the LOC122648326 gene encoding magnesium transporter MRS2-3-like; the encoded protein is MREPQPSSKLDVTPVDDEPEVSRTNAGGGSGGLRKKGAVGFRTWLLLDATGQAQVVEAGKHSIKRRTGLPARDLRILDPLLSYPSTVLGREKAIVINLEHIKAIITAQEVLLLNSRDPSVTPFVDELQRRLLRLHHAISTQEGRVSGDDADWPKLYDSEEPRLSSVSPPNCSGSFQQLQESDEGAKADDKQSFENRDGPRVLPFEFVALEACLEAACSCLDNEARTLELEAHPALDKLTSKISTLNLERVRQIKSRLVAITGRVQKVSDLKSHHVDYYYMLGRDSSSSPQVAM